A single window of Oceanococcus atlanticus DNA harbors:
- a CDS encoding PKD domain-containing protein: MIRSPLGVAALCASFFVLGCSSDDVGGGQVANQVGQFHDSAVQGLAYSGLGGQGLTDPAGHFSYLGDEPVSFAIGDIQLGQLIPAAYVTPLDLRAANGLSDAPDAVFNIARLLLTLDADCEPANGIQLLAPVREAGQQRSLVFDQAAAAFANDPQLEAFLQASGTERCPQLVSMAATRAHLGATVDHIRLHGAANQAPMAAAQAPSTVVSGWDVSLTGLGSDSDGQISFRWQQLDGPAVQFSDAQQASPTFIAPSVSMQTQVTLRLTVTDDDGAFDRSDVRITILPEGSPTPTATPQTSASPSPAPTSSASPTPGVSPSPSATPSPTATPTATPSNSPTPAPNQPPLADAGAAQSVSSGDNVDLTGSGSDNEGSVSFFWAQLSGPAVTLSNADQAQASFVAPQVDQTTDLVFELTVRDSDNAETSDTTTVAVSPAQTANLPPAADAGADQQVQSGAGVVLDGSASSDPDGTISSVLWAQLDNGAPQVVLNDADQLQASFTAPDVSVVTDLLFELSVSDDDAASDTDTVRVTVAPQQVSGAAPDYGSGLLGLLAATSADISPLLTALLDSNPEGVAEHTTTAVGNLVENLSDLAEGFDPARPGETGLGLGGELDEVVLQLLGTARDAAPVVLTGSKLAGWSVPAAFGVAYPYPSGALYSGILLDPVGRGQVRDAHNGEMLYPLAGSLGAQGHVAVENLAAFRFDADSGEFVEIPLQVDERAPYFLANANSGFSTYSGTDPENTYVWDNGDDSHTHGVESWMMVDGSCTRQYPAGQGAKPDPVQGLDDDDEIVFMARDAGDLYSGVDFPDDWHAVQLINVLDPLAPQSVRAVYLVVRPGGSSYSAASGYINYQRADDADQWIDRNLFAGDDPEKLGTSNTSYGANLSGTVCVAELEQYHGDAAQCSFDSGENMYVCPSSDRFPRDGLSVTTDTYRFQASGRWMVRDLRVRAPDSEGAEQWAQRPDLIDRWKGRAFQQSPDSVISLVGFEDEQVNWEANSALIGERCGPVRCIREVWGADSGTNVTKTETFYRDAISYHYRVRVHPIPPDGLYTSWDYNREAMLPSAEEAAAGVAAGRYYTMLRPQGVPIDGRNDDLGNVDGYAPIPLLECVGNDGSVPPASNGRCPFFVDVTDPSFNVPLAFNNWEQVSGKGDAGSLIYSFELVGLTSLANPLVVPYYRDDACLDDGTGDDPVARPYPGESYEWSNGLVRQSYDQQAGYPLDYSGATLQDCEQRQGAYGSHGIHYFVTHDSDNAFTPLTSTEIDARQWQYIVPTQTPHNIGEPYANNVRVPLLAVAVPLSAPPLPDLPLMGEPSQAACHVATPPALMHLLGSLHEHSGFSDGEIATTPADYYAAGKAQGLDFMGGAEHSDNMLLPITLDTGCASAEVLDCLQLSPDGLMKWQATQRMADEASDDQFSAFRGYEWTSDRFGHISVYFSEHNINAKTSSGYLASMEDFWLWLGMPANLGGGNDAVAVFNHPGREDAFHSLCDNFGPLDSACEVVIDGDPAYAWNNLAFRPDAAAHMVGIEMFGKSSDYYEADHDAPDGGWFAHALDQGWHLGPVGAEDEHGVMWAQPHRAKTVLLAPDRSRAALKSAMQARRFYALAHGYNTVRIAFDALSSNNVRWPMGSRVAADNLSFEVEVSGLVTPRIQVIGPGGVVLHEHDGANFSFNVTPDSDEQWRYVRILDLGDADGDGQSPEVAAVSAPIRFRNGPAYPLCAADTQPPAEP, translated from the coding sequence ATGATCAGATCGCCGTTAGGTGTGGCCGCGCTGTGCGCCAGCTTTTTTGTGCTGGGCTGTTCCAGCGATGACGTCGGAGGCGGGCAAGTCGCCAACCAGGTGGGGCAGTTCCACGACAGCGCCGTTCAGGGGCTGGCCTATAGCGGCTTGGGTGGGCAGGGGCTGACCGACCCAGCGGGGCATTTCAGCTACCTCGGCGATGAGCCAGTGAGCTTCGCCATTGGTGACATTCAACTCGGCCAACTGATCCCTGCAGCCTATGTCACTCCGTTGGATCTTCGCGCTGCGAATGGTCTGTCCGACGCCCCGGATGCGGTTTTCAATATTGCCAGGTTGTTGCTCACGCTGGATGCGGATTGCGAGCCGGCTAACGGCATCCAGCTGCTTGCGCCGGTGAGGGAAGCCGGGCAGCAACGCAGTCTGGTGTTTGATCAGGCCGCTGCGGCGTTCGCCAACGACCCGCAGCTTGAAGCATTTCTTCAGGCCAGCGGCACCGAGCGCTGCCCGCAACTGGTGTCGATGGCGGCCACCCGAGCCCATCTTGGCGCCACTGTTGATCACATCCGGCTTCATGGTGCGGCCAATCAGGCGCCGATGGCGGCTGCACAGGCACCCTCCACCGTCGTTTCCGGCTGGGACGTCAGCCTCACCGGGCTGGGCAGTGACAGCGATGGGCAGATCAGTTTCCGTTGGCAGCAGCTGGACGGGCCGGCGGTTCAGTTCAGTGATGCGCAACAGGCTTCACCGACGTTCATTGCGCCCAGCGTTTCCATGCAGACACAGGTGACGCTGCGCTTAACGGTCACCGATGACGATGGTGCTTTCGACCGTAGCGACGTGCGTATCACGATCCTGCCGGAAGGCAGCCCAACCCCAACGGCAACGCCGCAGACCAGCGCTTCGCCAAGTCCGGCGCCGACCAGCAGCGCCAGCCCCACGCCGGGCGTCAGTCCGTCGCCAAGCGCGACACCCAGCCCTACGGCGACACCGACAGCCACTCCGTCGAACAGTCCGACGCCGGCACCCAACCAGCCGCCGCTGGCCGATGCCGGGGCCGCCCAGTCAGTGTCCAGTGGCGATAACGTTGATCTGACGGGCAGCGGTTCGGACAACGAAGGCAGCGTGAGCTTTTTTTGGGCCCAGCTGAGTGGCCCGGCGGTCACGCTCAGCAATGCCGATCAGGCGCAGGCCAGCTTCGTGGCGCCGCAGGTCGATCAGACCACCGACCTGGTGTTTGAGCTGACCGTACGTGACAGTGACAACGCCGAAACCAGTGACACCACCACGGTGGCCGTGTCACCGGCGCAGACCGCCAACTTGCCGCCGGCCGCCGATGCCGGTGCGGATCAGCAGGTGCAAAGCGGCGCTGGCGTGGTGCTGGATGGCAGCGCCAGCAGCGACCCCGACGGCACGATCAGCAGCGTGTTGTGGGCACAGCTCGACAATGGCGCGCCGCAGGTTGTCCTGAATGATGCCGATCAACTGCAGGCCAGTTTCACCGCGCCCGATGTGTCCGTGGTTACAGATCTGCTGTTCGAGCTCAGCGTTAGCGATGATGATGCGGCCAGCGATACCGACACGGTGCGTGTCACGGTGGCGCCGCAGCAGGTGTCTGGCGCTGCGCCGGACTATGGCAGCGGTTTGCTCGGCCTGCTGGCGGCCACCAGCGCCGACATCAGCCCGCTGCTCACCGCCTTGCTGGACAGCAATCCTGAGGGCGTGGCGGAGCACACCACGACGGCGGTAGGCAATCTGGTCGAAAACCTGTCTGATCTGGCCGAAGGCTTTGATCCCGCGCGCCCCGGGGAAACCGGTTTGGGGCTGGGCGGCGAGCTGGACGAGGTGGTGCTGCAGCTGCTGGGCACAGCGCGTGACGCCGCGCCAGTGGTGCTGACCGGCTCCAAGCTGGCCGGTTGGTCGGTGCCCGCGGCCTTCGGCGTGGCCTATCCGTATCCGTCCGGAGCACTGTACAGCGGCATACTGCTGGACCCGGTCGGTCGTGGTCAGGTGCGTGATGCGCACAATGGCGAGATGCTTTATCCCCTGGCTGGCAGCCTCGGCGCGCAGGGCCATGTGGCAGTCGAGAATCTGGCCGCGTTCCGTTTCGATGCTGACAGCGGCGAGTTTGTCGAAATCCCGTTGCAGGTCGATGAGCGCGCGCCTTATTTCCTGGCCAATGCCAATTCCGGTTTCTCGACCTATTCCGGCACCGATCCGGAGAACACCTATGTGTGGGACAACGGCGATGACAGCCACACCCACGGGGTGGAAAGCTGGATGATGGTCGACGGCAGCTGCACCCGGCAGTATCCGGCAGGCCAAGGAGCTAAGCCCGACCCGGTGCAAGGCCTGGATGATGACGATGAGATCGTGTTCATGGCGCGTGATGCGGGCGATCTCTACAGCGGGGTGGACTTCCCCGACGACTGGCACGCCGTGCAGTTGATCAATGTGCTCGATCCGCTGGCGCCGCAAAGCGTGCGCGCGGTGTACCTGGTGGTGCGTCCGGGTGGTTCAAGTTACTCGGCCGCCAGTGGCTACATCAACTACCAGCGTGCGGACGATGCCGATCAGTGGATCGATCGCAACCTGTTTGCCGGCGACGATCCGGAGAAGCTGGGCACCAGCAACACTTCGTACGGGGCCAATCTGTCCGGCACGGTGTGTGTGGCCGAGCTGGAGCAGTACCACGGTGATGCGGCGCAATGCAGCTTCGACTCCGGCGAGAACATGTATGTGTGTCCGTCGAGCGACCGCTTCCCGCGTGACGGCCTGAGCGTGACCACCGACACTTACCGGTTCCAGGCTTCGGGTCGTTGGATGGTGCGTGATTTGCGGGTGCGCGCCCCTGACAGCGAGGGGGCCGAGCAGTGGGCGCAACGGCCTGATCTGATCGACCGCTGGAAGGGTCGGGCATTCCAGCAGTCGCCGGATTCGGTCATCTCTCTGGTCGGCTTCGAAGATGAACAGGTCAACTGGGAGGCTAACAGCGCCCTGATTGGTGAGCGTTGCGGTCCGGTGCGCTGCATCCGCGAGGTCTGGGGTGCCGATTCCGGCACCAATGTGACCAAGACCGAGACCTTCTATCGCGACGCCATCAGCTACCACTACCGCGTACGCGTGCACCCGATCCCGCCAGATGGTTTGTACACCAGCTGGGATTACAACCGTGAGGCGATGCTGCCGAGTGCCGAGGAAGCGGCTGCCGGGGTTGCCGCGGGGCGTTACTACACCATGCTGCGGCCCCAGGGCGTGCCGATCGATGGGCGCAACGATGACCTGGGCAATGTCGACGGCTACGCGCCGATTCCGCTGCTTGAGTGTGTCGGCAACGATGGCTCCGTCCCGCCGGCCAGCAATGGCCGCTGTCCGTTCTTCGTCGATGTCACCGACCCCAGCTTCAACGTGCCGCTGGCCTTTAACAATTGGGAGCAGGTGTCGGGTAAAGGCGATGCCGGGTCGCTGATCTACAGCTTCGAGCTGGTTGGGCTGACCTCGCTGGCCAATCCGCTGGTGGTCCCCTACTACCGCGACGATGCCTGCCTGGATGATGGCACCGGCGATGATCCGGTGGCGCGGCCCTATCCGGGGGAAAGCTACGAATGGAGCAATGGTCTGGTGCGGCAGTCGTATGACCAGCAGGCCGGCTATCCGCTGGATTACAGCGGTGCCACGCTGCAGGACTGTGAGCAGCGTCAGGGCGCCTATGGCAGCCATGGCATTCACTACTTTGTGACCCATGACAGCGACAACGCCTTCACCCCGCTGACCAGCACCGAGATCGACGCACGCCAGTGGCAGTACATCGTGCCGACACAGACCCCGCACAACATCGGCGAGCCCTACGCCAACAATGTGCGCGTGCCGCTGCTGGCGGTGGCCGTGCCGCTGAGCGCGCCGCCGTTGCCGGATCTGCCACTGATGGGCGAGCCGTCGCAGGCGGCTTGCCATGTGGCGACGCCGCCCGCTCTGATGCACCTGCTGGGCTCTTTGCATGAGCACAGCGGTTTCTCCGATGGTGAGATCGCGACCACACCGGCCGATTACTACGCCGCGGGCAAGGCTCAGGGGCTGGATTTCATGGGCGGTGCCGAGCACTCCGACAACATGCTGCTGCCGATCACCCTGGATACCGGCTGTGCCTCGGCGGAAGTGCTGGATTGCCTGCAGCTGTCACCGGACGGGCTGATGAAATGGCAGGCCACCCAGCGCATGGCCGATGAGGCTTCCGATGACCAATTCAGCGCATTTCGTGGCTATGAGTGGACATCGGACCGTTTCGGTCATATCAGCGTGTATTTCTCCGAGCACAACATCAATGCCAAAACCAGCAGTGGTTACCTGGCCAGCATGGAGGATTTCTGGTTGTGGCTGGGAATGCCGGCCAACCTGGGCGGTGGCAACGATGCCGTGGCGGTATTCAACCATCCCGGGCGCGAGGATGCCTTCCACAGCCTGTGCGACAACTTTGGTCCGCTGGACAGCGCGTGCGAGGTGGTCATTGATGGTGATCCGGCTTATGCCTGGAACAATCTGGCATTCCGGCCAGACGCCGCGGCGCACATGGTCGGAATCGAGATGTTCGGCAAATCCAGCGACTACTACGAAGCGGACCACGATGCGCCGGACGGCGGCTGGTTCGCCCACGCGCTGGATCAGGGCTGGCATCTGGGTCCGGTTGGGGCCGAGGATGAACATGGAGTGATGTGGGCTCAGCCGCACCGGGCCAAGACTGTTCTGCTGGCGCCTGACCGCTCGCGCGCGGCGCTCAAATCGGCCATGCAGGCGCGCCGTTTCTACGCCCTGGCTCACGGCTACAACACCGTGCGGATTGCGTTCGATGCGCTGAGCAGCAACAACGTGCGCTGGCCCATGGGCAGTCGCGTGGCGGCAGACAATCTGAGCTTTGAAGTCGAGGTGTCTGGTCTGGTTACGCCGCGCATTCAGGTCATCGGGCCGGGCGGTGTCGTGCTGCATGAGCATGATGGTGCCAATTTCAGCTTCAACGTGACGCCCGACAGCGATGAGCAGTGGCGTTACGTGCGCATCCTGGATCTGGGCGATGCTGATGGCGATGGGCAAAGTCCAGAAGTGGCGGCGGTCAGTGCACCGATCCGCTTCCGCAACGGGCCGGCCTATCCGCTGTGCGCCGCCGATACCCAGCCCCCGGCCGAGCCCTGA
- a CDS encoding RimK family protein, producing MSNIFLVLDELDNWPADFPSQGVISFDTYLAEHPVKGQKKTRIINLCATDRYLSRGYYCSLLAEARGHKVIPAVNTLNDLASEALYLMQLNDLLKDLQRQEPALKAAGELRFKVYFGHTDNPALGALARRLFERFACPVLEVVLQWQQQWQISSIAASSFAELEADEHGAFLAALEQFTQSLWRSPRQRKTSRWDMAILVNPEEALPPSDAAALKRLERAARKVGIRPEFIQPADYARLGEFDALFIRETTEIAHHTYHFSRKAQIEGLVVIDDPTSILRCCNKVFLQDAFSYNGVPTPRTRIVSSADEAALDALEEQFGYPLVLKIPNGSFSVGVKKAENRAQLDSVLRGMLDTSALVIAQEYLFTEYDWRIGVLNNRPLYACRYFMAKNHWQIYKHGEGRVGSGGFETLPTYEVPKAVLAAALKAAKIIGDGLYGIDLKQQGSKVYVIEVNDNPSLEHGVEDAFLGDELYMQIMSEFARRLEKRGR from the coding sequence ATGTCGAACATTTTTCTGGTGCTTGATGAGCTGGACAACTGGCCGGCGGACTTTCCAAGCCAGGGCGTGATTTCGTTCGACACCTATCTGGCCGAGCACCCGGTCAAGGGCCAGAAAAAGACCCGCATCATCAACCTGTGCGCCACCGACCGTTACTTGAGTCGTGGCTATTACTGCTCGCTGCTGGCGGAAGCGCGCGGCCACAAGGTCATACCGGCGGTCAACACACTCAATGACCTGGCCAGCGAGGCCCTGTACCTGATGCAGCTCAATGATCTGCTCAAGGATCTGCAGCGCCAGGAACCGGCTTTGAAAGCGGCGGGCGAACTGCGCTTCAAGGTGTATTTCGGTCACACCGACAATCCAGCTTTGGGCGCGCTGGCACGACGACTGTTCGAGCGCTTTGCCTGTCCGGTGCTGGAGGTCGTGCTGCAATGGCAGCAGCAATGGCAGATCAGCAGTATCGCCGCGTCGTCCTTTGCCGAGCTTGAGGCCGACGAACATGGCGCCTTTCTCGCCGCGCTGGAGCAGTTCACCCAGAGCTTGTGGCGCAGTCCGCGGCAGCGCAAGACCAGCCGCTGGGACATGGCCATTCTGGTCAATCCCGAAGAAGCCTTGCCGCCGAGCGACGCTGCGGCGCTCAAACGGCTGGAGCGCGCCGCGCGCAAGGTTGGTATTCGTCCCGAATTCATCCAGCCGGCGGACTATGCGCGGCTCGGCGAGTTTGACGCGCTGTTCATCCGCGAGACCACCGAGATTGCGCACCACACCTATCATTTTTCCCGCAAGGCACAGATCGAAGGCCTGGTGGTGATCGATGATCCGACCTCGATCCTGCGCTGTTGCAACAAAGTGTTTCTGCAGGATGCGTTCAGCTACAACGGGGTGCCCACGCCGCGCACGCGCATCGTCTCATCGGCTGATGAGGCGGCGCTGGATGCGCTGGAAGAGCAGTTCGGTTATCCGCTGGTGCTCAAGATTCCCAACGGCTCGTTCTCGGTTGGGGTCAAGAAGGCGGAAAACCGCGCCCAGCTCGACAGCGTGCTGCGCGGCATGCTCGACACCTCGGCACTGGTGATTGCCCAGGAATATTTGTTCACCGAGTACGACTGGCGTATCGGGGTGCTCAACAACCGGCCGCTGTACGCCTGTCGCTATTTCATGGCCAAGAACCACTGGCAGATCTACAAGCATGGCGAGGGCCGCGTGGGCAGCGGTGGGTTTGAAACTCTGCCGACCTACGAGGTGCCCAAGGCGGTGCTGGCCGCTGCGCTCAAGGCGGCCAAGATCATCGGCGATGGCCTCTATGGCATCGATCTGAAGCAGCAGGGCAGCAAGGTCTACGTGATCGAAGTCAACGACAATCCGAGCCTGGAGCACGGGGTTGAGGATGCGTTTTTAGGCGATGAGCTGTACATGCAGATCATGAGCGAATTCGCCCGACGGCTGGAAAAACGTGGACGCTAG